Proteins from one Desulfovibrio intestinalis genomic window:
- a CDS encoding DUF4198 domain-containing protein, protein MTLLQQIGHKAKPFLGGLALTALLGAALPAAAHEFILKPDTVTPPAGQKTRVQAQASHVFMISEEAENPATVRLQVLQNGKASSVNLSEDAALAALVGDIALADTAPALLVGHRLPQIWSETTEGVLEGNRAQLEAQGKKVRSVGKYEKFAKTLLNPAATDSLYKTPQNQMLEIVLLDNPATVKPGGTMNVQVLLRGKPLAGAAVGLTHDGFSKEEDTYKTTATTDAQGKASFTVDKPALWMVRTATAEKTPGTDADEHHLRATYVFPVR, encoded by the coding sequence ATGACCCTTTTGCAGCAGATAGGCCATAAGGCAAAACCCTTTCTTGGCGGTCTGGCTCTTACGGCTCTTCTTGGTGCGGCCTTGCCCGCCGCAGCACACGAATTCATTCTCAAGCCCGACACTGTAACGCCGCCCGCCGGGCAAAAAACCCGGGTGCAGGCGCAGGCTTCACACGTTTTCATGATTAGCGAAGAAGCGGAAAATCCCGCGACCGTGCGCCTGCAAGTTCTGCAAAATGGCAAAGCCTCTTCCGTAAATCTGAGCGAAGACGCTGCCCTTGCCGCTCTTGTGGGCGATATTGCGCTGGCAGACACGGCCCCGGCCCTGCTGGTGGGGCACCGCCTGCCCCAGATATGGAGCGAAACCACCGAAGGCGTGCTTGAAGGCAACCGCGCGCAACTTGAAGCCCAGGGCAAGAAAGTTCGCTCTGTAGGCAAGTACGAAAAATTCGCCAAAACCCTGCTCAATCCTGCAGCAACCGACAGCCTGTACAAGACGCCTCAAAATCAGATGCTTGAAATTGTTCTGCTGGACAATCCCGCAACCGTGAAGCCGGGCGGCACAATGAACGTGCAGGTTCTGCTGCGCGGCAAGCCGCTGGCTGGCGCTGCAGTGGGTCTGACCCACGATGGATTCAGCAAGGAAGAAGATACCTACAAAACTACCGCCACCACGGATGCCCAGGGCAAAGCCTCGTTTACCGTGGACAAGCCCGCCTTGTGGATGGTTCGCACCGCCACGGCTGAAAAAACCCCGGGAACTGACGCAGACGAACACCATCTGCGGGCAACCTACGTTTTTCCTGTCCGGTAG
- a CDS encoding class II aldolase/adducin family protein codes for MTEPRHSVDKTILPFVAEELMPRVAEDMRSVCRDAWEQGLLSGCNGNASCRLPAPYDTIVCLTRSGAAKGRLAPQDCCLVDLHSATPLYGGPASTESGMHLAIYRAKPHCKAILHTHPRRLLALSLRLESGQSGDQKGGLPDGLPNVLKDFLRLPLFEADVWRARLGFAPALPPGTTELADAVAKASLEHPAVWMSGHGLCGTGESLAEALCLTEELEHLAAIQLLSMS; via the coding sequence ATGACCGAACCCAGGCACAGCGTGGACAAAACCATTCTACCTTTCGTAGCCGAAGAGCTGATGCCGCGCGTGGCGGAAGACATGCGCAGCGTCTGCCGCGATGCGTGGGAACAGGGCTTGCTCTCCGGTTGTAACGGCAATGCCAGTTGCCGCCTGCCTGCGCCGTATGACACTATTGTGTGCCTCACCCGCAGCGGTGCGGCCAAGGGCCGCCTCGCCCCGCAGGACTGCTGCCTTGTGGACCTGCACAGCGCCACGCCCCTGTATGGCGGCCCGGCGTCCACCGAATCCGGCATGCATCTTGCCATTTACCGGGCAAAGCCCCACTGCAAGGCCATTCTGCATACGCATCCGCGCCGCCTGCTGGCCCTGAGCCTGCGGCTTGAATCAGGTCAGTCCGGCGACCAGAAGGGCGGGCTGCCAGACGGCCTGCCAAACGTTCTGAAGGACTTTTTGCGGCTTCCCCTCTTTGAAGCAGACGTTTGGCGCGCCCGTCTGGGTTTTGCCCCTGCCCTGCCTCCCGGAACCACGGAACTGGCCGATGCCGTGGCCAAGGCAAGCCTGGAACATCCGGCAGTCTGGATGTCCGGGCACGGCTTGTGCGGTACCGGGGAAAGTCTGGCAGAAGCCCTTTGCCTGACCGAGGAACTGGAGCATCTGGCCGCCATTCAGCTTTTGAGCATGAGTTGA
- a CDS encoding glycosyltransferase family 2 protein — MRAHIGVVTWNRQDLTRLCLTSLLAQTPPGYSLTVVDNGSTDGTPLYLKELADAHPHMRLRLLKRNMGVAVASNLAWEDANGADYFVKLDNDVEIRDPHWLERLMGMLAADERVGMAGYRLCPWHEGTPIQLADTTPALSVACCNGACACIPRAVHEKLGFWNEGYGRYGYEDLEYSWRARRAGYLLAYALHEDAVRHLGAEPEWRDPDIESGKLSSRTAALSGTKAYLMYLLLFEQGIIPLKVDRKYLPVEGPDGLSFSLNPKHKALQRLLTHLVQTVETSQIGDISQLDLRAWQKKGIPS; from the coding sequence ATGCGCGCCCATATCGGCGTTGTGACCTGGAACCGTCAGGATCTCACCCGGCTGTGCCTCACAAGCCTGCTTGCGCAAACGCCGCCCGGCTACAGCCTTACAGTGGTGGACAACGGCAGCACCGACGGCACCCCCCTGTATCTGAAAGAGTTGGCCGACGCCCATCCGCACATGCGCTTGCGCCTGCTCAAGCGCAATATGGGCGTGGCCGTGGCCTCCAATCTGGCCTGGGAAGACGCAAACGGCGCAGACTATTTTGTCAAGCTGGATAATGACGTTGAAATCCGCGACCCGCACTGGCTTGAGCGCCTCATGGGCATGCTCGCCGCCGATGAACGTGTGGGCATGGCAGGATACCGCCTTTGCCCCTGGCATGAAGGCACGCCCATACAGTTGGCCGACACCACGCCTGCCCTCAGCGTGGCATGCTGCAACGGGGCCTGCGCATGTATTCCCCGCGCCGTGCACGAGAAACTGGGTTTCTGGAACGAAGGCTATGGCCGCTACGGCTACGAAGATCTGGAATACAGCTGGCGCGCGCGACGGGCGGGCTATCTGCTGGCCTACGCGCTTCATGAAGACGCTGTGCGCCACCTGGGCGCGGAACCGGAATGGCGCGACCCCGACATTGAAAGCGGCAAGCTTTCCAGCCGCACGGCAGCCCTTTCAGGAACCAAGGCATACCTCATGTATCTGCTGCTGTTTGAACAGGGCATCATTCCACTTAAAGTCGACCGCAAATATCTGCCCGTTGAAGGGCCGGACGGGCTGAGCTTCAGCCTCAACCCAAAGCACAAAGCTCTTCAACGCCTGCTCACCCACCTGGTGCAGACTGTAGAAACCAGCCAGATCGGCGACATTTCACAGCTGGACCTGCGCGCGTGGCAGAAAAAAGGAATACCCTCATGA